Proteins encoded in a region of the Mucilaginibacter sabulilitoris genome:
- a CDS encoding CusA/CzcA family heavy metal efflux RND transporter — MFDKIIAFSIRNKVTIGIMTLVLVLVGVYSAYNLPVDAQPDITNNQVQIITQAPSLGAQEVEQFITAPIELSMANIAGIIEKRSISRSGISVITIVFKDNVDIYWARQQVNAQLKEAESSIPAGLGEPVLAPITTGLGEIYQYVLHTKKGYENKYSATDLRTLQDWLVRTQLAGTVGVAEVSGWGGYVKQYEIALDNDKLNSLGITIPQVYEALQKNNENTGGSYIEQQSNAYFIRGLGQVQNLDDIRRIVVKNSKGSPILIRDIATVQFGSATRYGAVTRNGEGEVVAGVTLMLKGENFSQVIRNVKERMVQIQKSLPEGVVIEPFIDRTELVGRAIGTVERNLLEGALIVVFVLVLLLGNLRAGLVVASVIPLAMLFAFSMMRLFGVSGNLMSLGAIDFGLIVDGAVIIVESVVHHITTGSYRQQGVEKLSAGQMDGEVRDSASKLMKSAAFGQIIILIVYLPLLSLVGIEGKMFRPMAETVAFAILGAFILSLTYVPMASALFLSKKTQHKPNISDRIIGFLQRIYQRALIVVLRAKVLTVVIVFVFFGIAIWAFSKMGGEFIPTLEEGDLTVEISMMQGTSLTEVVKTFGKAEKVLKDQFPEIKQVVTRIGSSEIPTDPMPMEKGDMMLAMKPKEEWKSAKTREEMTEKMEEALAVIPGINVEISQPMQMRFNELMTGIRQDVAIKIYGDDLDVLATQANKIAKLIAPVKGVSEPYIEKVSGLPQIQVAYNRDKMAQYGLNISDVNMILKTAFAGSVAGVVFEGEKRFDMVVRLNRDLRENISGVENLLVPLPSGNKVPLSQVADIAFKDAPAQVSREDGKRRIYVGFNVKDRDVETTVKEIQAKLNSSFKLPSGYYITYGGQFQNLQAAKARLSVAVPAALLFILILLYVTFRSVKESLLIFTAVPLASMGGVAALLLRGMPFSISAGVGFIALFGVAVLNGIVLIGYFNQLKEEGMANIYDRVLEGTKTRLRPVLMTASVASLGFLPMALSTSAGAEVQKPLATVVIGGLITATFLTLFVLPCLYLLFNRKETVKVKVPKALLVFILVGGALLFQTNLSQAQSNPPLTLDSAIAKALRNNLQLRSAGLSVEQSRALQKSGTDIPKTELMLTQDPTSGGNMDNAIGVTQNIAWPGLYKNQRKLLNQQTILAERTGQVTRAEITRQVRNAYYAYLLNRETLRILHYQDSIYSGFVKRAEVRLKTGETSNLELFSAKNKYQEVQALQLGVQADLKSNELALKQLLNTGEPIVVAESGLPLWLAAPVDSLNTGRNAQVNAELQNIEVANARIAVEKSKGMPDLTLGYNQQLVISGFNPAGIDRGYSPGTRIAGIQLGVALPIFNGANRARVKAEKLSAQIAQTNYQNAQSQVRLQYDQEMQQYQKYRQAVDYYTAGGLKQADEQLRIAQVSFNLGEIGYVEYIQNVSAAVQIKLAYIEAVSHLNQSAIQLQFLRGE, encoded by the coding sequence ATGTTTGATAAAATTATCGCGTTCTCTATCCGGAACAAGGTAACTATCGGGATCATGACACTGGTTTTAGTACTGGTGGGCGTTTACTCCGCGTACAACCTGCCGGTCGATGCGCAGCCCGATATTACCAATAACCAGGTACAGATCATTACACAAGCGCCCAGCCTGGGCGCTCAGGAAGTAGAGCAGTTTATTACTGCGCCCATCGAACTATCCATGGCCAATATCGCCGGGATTATTGAAAAACGTTCCATTTCCCGTTCCGGGATCTCTGTGATCACCATCGTCTTTAAAGACAACGTAGACATCTATTGGGCCAGGCAACAGGTCAATGCCCAGTTAAAAGAAGCAGAGAGCAGCATCCCGGCCGGCTTAGGCGAACCTGTACTGGCCCCGATTACCACAGGTTTGGGCGAGATCTATCAATATGTGCTTCATACCAAAAAAGGCTATGAAAACAAATACAGTGCTACCGACCTGCGCACCTTGCAGGACTGGCTGGTGCGCACCCAGTTAGCGGGCACTGTTGGGGTCGCCGAGGTCAGCGGCTGGGGCGGCTACGTCAAGCAATATGAGATCGCGTTGGACAATGACAAGCTGAATTCCTTGGGCATCACCATACCGCAGGTTTATGAAGCCCTGCAAAAGAACAACGAAAATACCGGCGGCTCCTATATCGAGCAGCAAAGCAATGCTTATTTTATCCGCGGCTTGGGACAAGTCCAAAACCTGGATGACATCCGCCGGATCGTCGTAAAGAACAGTAAAGGCTCGCCGATCCTGATCAGGGATATTGCGACCGTACAATTCGGCAGCGCCACCCGTTATGGCGCGGTCACCCGCAACGGTGAAGGTGAAGTGGTGGCCGGTGTCACCCTGATGCTGAAAGGCGAGAACTTCAGCCAGGTGATCCGGAACGTGAAAGAACGGATGGTACAGATCCAAAAGTCACTGCCGGAAGGGGTGGTGATCGAGCCTTTTATTGACCGGACTGAACTGGTTGGCCGGGCTATCGGGACAGTGGAACGTAACTTGTTAGAAGGTGCGCTTATCGTCGTATTTGTCCTGGTTTTGCTGTTGGGTAACCTGCGGGCAGGTTTAGTGGTCGCTTCGGTGATCCCTTTAGCGATGCTCTTCGCCTTTTCCATGATGCGGCTGTTTGGCGTATCCGGTAACCTGATGAGCTTAGGCGCGATAGATTTCGGCCTGATCGTGGACGGTGCGGTAATTATCGTGGAAAGCGTGGTGCATCATATCACGACCGGCAGTTACCGTCAGCAAGGGGTCGAAAAGCTCAGTGCCGGACAAATGGATGGGGAAGTCCGCGACAGTGCCAGCAAACTGATGAAATCAGCGGCATTCGGCCAGATCATTATCCTGATCGTTTACCTGCCCCTGTTGTCGCTGGTTGGCATTGAAGGCAAAATGTTTCGCCCGATGGCAGAAACGGTGGCTTTTGCGATCTTAGGCGCGTTTATCCTATCACTGACCTATGTACCCATGGCCAGCGCTTTGTTCCTCAGTAAAAAGACGCAGCACAAACCCAATATTTCAGACCGTATTATCGGCTTCCTGCAGCGGATCTATCAGCGGGCGTTGATCGTGGTGCTAAGAGCCAAAGTGTTAACGGTGGTTATTGTCTTCGTTTTCTTTGGTATCGCCATCTGGGCATTCAGCAAAATGGGCGGCGAGTTTATCCCTACCCTGGAGGAAGGCGACCTTACTGTTGAAATATCCATGATGCAGGGTACCTCGCTGACCGAGGTGGTCAAAACCTTTGGTAAAGCCGAAAAGGTGCTGAAAGACCAATTCCCCGAGATCAAACAGGTGGTGACCCGTATAGGCAGCTCGGAAATACCGACCGACCCGATGCCGATGGAGAAAGGCGATATGATGCTGGCCATGAAACCCAAGGAGGAATGGAAAAGCGCCAAAACACGCGAGGAAATGACGGAAAAAATGGAGGAAGCACTGGCGGTCATTCCCGGCATCAACGTCGAGATCTCCCAGCCCATGCAAATGCGCTTTAATGAACTGATGACCGGTATCCGGCAGGATGTGGCCATCAAGATCTATGGCGATGACCTGGATGTTCTGGCCACCCAAGCGAATAAAATTGCTAAACTCATCGCGCCGGTTAAAGGCGTCAGCGAACCTTATATCGAAAAAGTGAGCGGCCTGCCGCAGATACAGGTAGCTTATAACCGCGATAAAATGGCGCAATATGGCTTGAATATCAGCGATGTCAATATGATCCTGAAAACCGCTTTTGCCGGTAGTGTGGCGGGCGTGGTATTCGAGGGCGAAAAAAGGTTTGATATGGTGGTGCGGCTGAACCGGGACCTGCGGGAAAACATATCCGGTGTAGAAAATCTATTGGTACCGCTGCCTTCAGGCAACAAAGTGCCTCTAAGCCAGGTAGCAGACATCGCCTTTAAGGATGCACCGGCGCAGGTTTCGCGCGAAGATGGCAAGCGCCGCATCTATGTCGGCTTTAACGTGAAAGACCGGGACGTAGAAACCACCGTCAAAGAGATCCAGGCCAAACTTAATAGCAGCTTTAAACTGCCATCGGGCTATTATATAACGTATGGCGGGCAGTTTCAGAACTTACAGGCAGCCAAAGCGCGTTTGTCTGTCGCCGTTCCGGCGGCGCTGTTGTTCATCCTGATCTTATTATATGTGACCTTCCGTTCGGTCAAGGAGAGCCTGCTGATCTTTACCGCAGTGCCGCTGGCGTCGATGGGCGGCGTAGCGGCTTTACTGTTGCGCGGGATGCCTTTCAGCATTTCAGCGGGTGTCGGCTTTATCGCCCTGTTTGGTGTGGCCGTGCTCAATGGCATCGTTTTGATCGGTTACTTTAACCAGCTGAAAGAGGAAGGTATGGCCAATATCTACGACCGCGTGCTGGAGGGCACCAAAACCCGGTTGCGCCCCGTGCTGATGACCGCTTCGGTTGCCTCGTTGGGCTTTCTGCCGATGGCTTTGTCAACCAGTGCCGGGGCGGAAGTACAGAAACCACTGGCAACCGTGGTGATCGGTGGATTAATAACGGCAACGTTTCTAACGCTGTTTGTGCTGCCTTGTTTATACCTCCTGTTCAACCGCAAGGAAACGGTTAAAGTCAAAGTACCGAAAGCTTTATTGGTGTTTATATTAGTTGGAGGTGCGCTGTTATTCCAAACCAATCTATCACAAGCGCAAAGTAACCCGCCGCTGACGCTGGACAGTGCCATTGCCAAAGCTTTGCGCAATAATTTGCAGCTACGTTCTGCCGGATTATCGGTTGAACAAAGCCGCGCTTTACAAAAGTCAGGCACGGATATCCCCAAAACGGAGTTAATGCTTACGCAAGACCCGACGAGCGGCGGGAATATGGATAATGCCATCGGCGTCACGCAAAACATTGCCTGGCCAGGCTTATACAAGAATCAGCGCAAGTTGCTTAACCAGCAAACTATACTGGCTGAAAGAACGGGTCAGGTGACCCGAGCGGAGATCACCCGCCAGGTACGCAACGCTTACTATGCGTATTTGCTCAACCGGGAAACGCTGCGCATTTTGCATTACCAGGACAGCATTTACAGCGGTTTTGTGAAACGGGCCGAGGTCAGGTTAAAGACCGGGGAAACTTCTAACCTCGAACTATTCAGCGCCAAAAACAAATACCAGGAAGTACAGGCTTTGCAGCTCGGTGTGCAAGCTGATCTGAAAAGCAATGAACTGGCCTTGAAACAACTGCTGAATACGGGCGAACCGATCGTCGTCGCGGAAAGCGGGCTGCCCTTATGGTTGGCCGCACCTGTAGATTCGCTGAATACCGGCCGTAATGCGCAGGTCAATGCCGAGCTGCAGAATATCGAAGTGGCTAACGCTCGCATTGCGGTGGAAAAGTCCAAAGGGATGCCGGACCTGACCCTTGGCTATAACCAGCAACTGGTGATCTCCGGCTTTAACCCGGCGGGTATTGACCGGGGCTATTCGCCCGGTACCCGCATTGCGGGTATCCAGTTGGGCGTGGCCTTGCCGATCTTCAACGGGGCGAACCGCGCCAGGGTGAAAGCCGAAAAGCTGTCCGCACAGATCGCGCAAACCAACTATCAAAACGCCCAAAGCCAGGTGCGCCTGCAATACGACCAGGAAATGCAGCAATACCAAAAATACCGGCAGGCAGTAGATTATTATACCGCAGGCGGCTTGAAACAGGCAGACGAGCAATTACGTATCGCACAGGTTTCTTTTAACCTGGGCGAGATCGGTTATGTCGAATATATCCAAAACGTTTCAGCCGCTGTTCAGATCAAATTAGCCTATATCGAAGCGGTGAGCCATTTGAACCAGTCTGCTATTCAATTACAATTTTTAAGAGGAGAATAA
- a CDS encoding efflux RND transporter periplasmic adaptor subunit — translation MKIYITTLLLAGTLLASCSGEKTKDTDKDSSKTEHKEKENALELSAEQMRSVGIETGPIEQKNLDAVVKANGQLAVPPQNKADVSILSGGIIGNINVLEGQQVRKGQVLATIRNQDLLKLQQDYLAAKNNFTYVQAEYDRQTQLKAAGAGTGKSFQASEATYNAERSKLTAYESQLQQFGISPGRITNGHIVSQFPVLSPISGTVGTITANTGAFVQPGTSIMEVVDNSKIHCDLTVFEKDLMAVKVGQKVNFQLTNQDNQVITGVINGVNKSFENESKGVIVHAVINNKAHQNLIPGMYVTALISTGNKLTSAVPVDAVIRSEGKQYIFVTTTHNKDGKTIFTKTEVATGVTELGYIQITPLSQLPPDVRIATKGAFYLQSKAAGSTDEE, via the coding sequence ATGAAAATATATATCACCACCTTATTACTTGCAGGCACACTGCTGGCTTCCTGTTCAGGTGAAAAGACTAAGGATACAGACAAAGACAGCAGCAAAACCGAACACAAAGAAAAAGAGAACGCGCTGGAATTAAGCGCGGAACAAATGAGGTCGGTCGGCATTGAAACCGGCCCTATCGAGCAAAAGAACTTGGATGCCGTAGTTAAAGCCAACGGACAGTTAGCCGTACCGCCGCAGAACAAAGCGGATGTCAGTATCCTCTCCGGCGGCATCATAGGTAACATCAATGTATTGGAAGGCCAGCAGGTGCGAAAAGGCCAGGTATTAGCTACCATCAGGAATCAGGATCTGCTGAAACTGCAACAGGATTATTTAGCGGCTAAAAACAATTTCACGTATGTGCAAGCCGAATACGACCGCCAGACGCAATTGAAAGCGGCGGGTGCCGGAACCGGCAAATCTTTTCAGGCGTCGGAGGCGACCTATAATGCAGAACGCTCCAAGCTTACGGCTTATGAAAGCCAGTTACAGCAATTCGGTATTTCGCCGGGCAGAATCACTAACGGCCATATCGTTAGCCAGTTCCCGGTGCTGTCGCCGATCAGCGGCACAGTTGGCACCATTACCGCGAATACCGGCGCTTTTGTGCAGCCGGGCACATCCATTATGGAAGTGGTGGATAATTCCAAAATCCATTGCGACCTGACCGTATTTGAGAAAGATCTGATGGCAGTAAAGGTCGGCCAAAAGGTGAACTTTCAGTTAACCAACCAGGATAACCAGGTCATCACGGGCGTGATCAACGGCGTCAATAAATCCTTTGAGAATGAAAGCAAGGGGGTGATCGTTCACGCGGTTATCAATAATAAAGCGCACCAAAACCTGATCCCCGGTATGTATGTCACCGCGCTGATCAGTACCGGCAACAAACTAACGTCTGCTGTACCTGTTGATGCAGTGATCCGTTCCGAAGGCAAGCAGTACATTTTTGTGACCACTACCCATAATAAAGACGGTAAAACTATCTTCACGAAAACGGAAGTTGCTACCGGTGTAACGGAGCTCGGCTATATTCAGATCACACCATTAAGCCAGTTGCCGCCCGATGTGCGGATAGCCACCAAAGGGGCGTTTTATTTACAGTCCAAAGCGGCTGGCAGTACCGACGAAGAATAA
- a CDS encoding heavy metal translocating P-type ATPase: protein MKEETNGQAAINLLGADTAPGEDRVHINIIKDADREPKKDDEEDDGESLDLNKPAEEAGWQSHWPLLTALAILLVMLTLEFGFKYQPAFPVNLIIFSAAFLLAGYNVLGMAWRKARHFDFFNEFFLMSVATLGAFSIGSYSEGVAVMVFYSIGEWFQDAAVNKAKKSIKALLDIRPDKVTVIRNGQTSVTDPKEVQINEIIQVKSGEKVALDGELYSDTATFNTAALTGESKPDTKRKGEKVLAGMINLDKVSEVQVKSLFKDSKLSKILEMVQDATARKSQTQLFISRFAKIYTPIVFALALLVCFAPYFFTDPYNFHQWFYRALVFLVISCPCALVVSIPLGYFGGIGLASRNGILFKGSNFLDVMTTVNMVIMDKTGTLTKGVFNVQEVITDGIDKKELVSIAATIESNSTHPIAKAVVAYAGDALGGLKAKDVEEISGHGLKGTVDGKAVLAGNTKLLKKFNIAYPQEVDQLVDTVVVIAVNNRFAGYLTIADEIKEDAKQAIDRMHSLNIQTVMLSGDKQAVVDQMAKTLGIDKAFGNLLPEGKAQKVQEYKNTGSRIAFVGDGVNDAPVVALADAGIAMGGLGSDATIETADIVIQNDQPSKITAAIRIGKITKRIVWQNIIIAMTVKVIVLLLGAGGVANLWEAVIADVGVALLAILNAVRIQKMKLE from the coding sequence ATGAAAGAAGAAACAAACGGGCAGGCTGCTATAAATTTGCTTGGAGCAGATACTGCCCCTGGTGAAGACCGCGTTCATATTAATATTATAAAAGATGCCGACCGTGAACCCAAAAAAGATGATGAGGAAGACGACGGGGAAAGCCTCGATCTGAATAAGCCTGCCGAAGAGGCAGGCTGGCAAAGCCATTGGCCGCTGCTTACGGCGCTGGCCATATTGCTGGTCATGCTGACCCTGGAATTTGGATTTAAGTACCAGCCGGCTTTCCCGGTCAATCTGATCATATTCTCAGCAGCATTCCTGCTGGCCGGATATAACGTATTAGGTATGGCCTGGCGCAAAGCCAGACATTTTGATTTTTTTAACGAATTTTTTTTAATGAGCGTCGCCACACTGGGTGCTTTTAGTATCGGGTCATACAGCGAAGGTGTAGCGGTGATGGTGTTTTATTCCATTGGCGAATGGTTCCAGGATGCGGCAGTTAACAAAGCGAAGAAAAGCATCAAGGCACTGCTGGACATCAGGCCGGATAAAGTAACCGTTATCAGGAATGGTCAAACATCTGTCACTGACCCGAAGGAGGTCCAAATTAACGAGATCATTCAGGTAAAATCCGGCGAGAAGGTCGCGCTTGACGGGGAACTGTATTCAGATACCGCTACATTTAATACCGCCGCATTGACTGGAGAAAGCAAGCCGGACACCAAAAGAAAGGGCGAAAAGGTATTGGCCGGTATGATCAATCTGGATAAAGTATCGGAGGTTCAGGTCAAATCATTGTTTAAAGACAGCAAACTGAGCAAGATCCTGGAAATGGTACAAGATGCTACTGCCCGGAAGTCGCAAACACAGCTTTTTATCAGCCGTTTTGCCAAGATCTATACACCTATTGTCTTTGCTCTTGCCCTGCTCGTTTGTTTTGCGCCTTATTTTTTTACCGATCCGTATAACTTTCACCAGTGGTTTTATCGGGCATTGGTGTTTTTGGTCATCAGTTGCCCCTGTGCCCTGGTGGTATCAATTCCGTTGGGTTATTTCGGCGGCATAGGGCTGGCGTCCCGGAATGGCATCCTGTTTAAAGGCTCTAATTTTTTAGATGTGATGACGACCGTCAATATGGTTATCATGGATAAAACGGGCACATTGACCAAAGGCGTTTTTAATGTACAGGAAGTAATAACGGATGGTATTGATAAAAAAGAACTGGTGAGTATAGCCGCAACTATTGAAAGTAATTCTACGCATCCAATTGCCAAAGCGGTGGTTGCATACGCAGGAGATGCGTTGGGCGGATTAAAAGCAAAAGATGTCGAAGAAATATCTGGGCATGGATTAAAAGGCACAGTTGATGGTAAAGCTGTTTTGGCGGGGAATACCAAACTGCTTAAAAAATTCAATATCGCTTATCCGCAGGAAGTAGATCAGTTAGTTGATACCGTGGTCGTGATCGCGGTTAACAACAGATTTGCCGGGTACCTGACGATAGCTGACGAAATTAAAGAAGATGCTAAACAAGCTATTGACCGGATGCACAGTCTGAATATTCAAACCGTCATGCTTTCTGGTGATAAGCAGGCCGTAGTGGATCAGATGGCGAAAACATTAGGTATAGATAAAGCGTTCGGTAACCTGCTGCCTGAAGGGAAAGCGCAAAAAGTACAGGAATACAAAAACACGGGCAGCCGCATTGCCTTTGTAGGTGACGGCGTAAACGATGCGCCGGTAGTTGCGCTGGCTGATGCCGGTATAGCTATGGGCGGATTAGGCAGCGATGCTACCATTGAAACCGCAGATATTGTAATCCAAAACGACCAGCCTTCTAAAATTACGGCTGCGATCAGGATCGGAAAGATTACCAAACGAATTGTGTGGCAGAATATCATTATCGCAATGACGGTGAAAGTTATTGTCCTGCTTCTTGGCGCAGGCGGGGTAGCGAATTTATGGGAAGCCGTTATTGCTGATGTGGGTGTTGCCTTATTGGCGATCCTCAATGCGGTCAGGATACAAAAAATGAAACTGGAATAG
- a CDS encoding RNA polymerase sigma factor has product MLAATDDTALLSLFQNKATRDQGFKGILNKYGQHIYYFLRGMGLGHNDADELLQDVFIQLWRVPAGDEPGSSVKNSLYHLAVTNYLALKTEAPLKGLSIEQSLIIVLKEQEQFDFADIAQIISIPVEEVRSLFKTGISKLS; this is encoded by the coding sequence ATGTTAGCAGCAACAGATGATACAGCGTTATTAAGCTTATTTCAAAACAAGGCCACACGGGATCAGGGTTTTAAAGGTATATTGAATAAGTACGGTCAGCATATCTATTATTTTCTGCGGGGAATGGGTTTAGGGCATAATGATGCAGATGAATTATTGCAGGATGTCTTTATTCAACTTTGGAGAGTACCGGCTGGTGACGAACCTGGCAGTTCTGTAAAAAATTCCTTATATCACTTAGCTGTGACGAACTACCTGGCACTAAAAACAGAAGCACCTTTAAAAGGGTTGTCCATTGAACAATCGTTAATTATAGTTTTGAAGGAGCAGGAGCAGTTTGATTTTGCAGATATCGCACAAATTATATCGATTCCCGTTGAAGAGGTAAGGAGCTTGTTTAAAACGGGTATCAGCAAATTATCATAA
- a CDS encoding heavy metal translocating P-type ATPase, protein MQPNIQILTFPVTGMSCASCAVSVESILGAQKGVEKAEINYASQLVKVAFHPDVVQPVNLQQAVQSIGYDLIVDTENGKARQEAAQQNQYQALKRKITSAAVLTIPVVLIGMVFMHVPYANYIMLALTAPVLFIAGQSFFAGAFKQARHGKANMDTLVALSTGIAFLFSAFNTIDPQFWLKQGLQPHVYYEAASVIVVFILLGKLLEERAKSNTSSAIKKLIGLQPKTVVRITPQGEIETAIADVQAGDRLQVRPGEKIPVDGEVYEGHSYVDESMISGEPVAVEKTTGAKVFAGTLNQKGSFRFTAEKVGGNTLLAQIIQLVQDAQGSKAPVQKLVDKIAGVFVPIVILIALLSLGGWLVFGGQHAFTQGLLALVTVLVIACPCALGLATPTAIMVGIGKGAENGILIKDAEALELGHRVNAVVLDKTGTITEGKPIVANLVWASHVKDNQYKLQAVFCAMEQQSEHPLADAIVTYLKSPDIKPAKISSFNSLTGKGVEAVFEGRLYMVGSHKLIDEKNIAIPEDLKELVVAYLNQAKTVIYFADDRQVIAIAAIADQIKAGSASAVKALKKQGIEVYMLTGDNAETAAAIAKQAGIDHFEADTLPSGKADFIRSLQASGKIVAMIGDGINDSQALAQADVSIAMGKGSDIAMDVAKITLVSSDLQQVPKALRLSKLTVRAIRQNLFWAFIYNLIGIPIAAGILYPFNGFLLNPMIAGAAMALSSVSVVSNSLRLKFSKLDL, encoded by the coding sequence ATGCAACCCAACATACAAATATTGACTTTCCCGGTTACCGGCATGAGCTGTGCTTCCTGCGCGGTCAGTGTAGAATCCATCCTAGGCGCACAAAAAGGCGTCGAGAAAGCCGAGATCAATTATGCCTCACAATTGGTTAAGGTGGCTTTTCATCCGGATGTAGTTCAGCCAGTTAACCTGCAGCAAGCCGTACAATCCATTGGTTATGACCTGATCGTTGACACCGAAAACGGGAAAGCCAGACAGGAAGCAGCGCAGCAAAATCAATATCAGGCATTAAAGAGAAAAATCACCTCGGCGGCAGTTTTAACTATCCCGGTAGTTTTGATCGGGATGGTATTTATGCATGTGCCCTACGCCAACTATATCATGTTGGCATTGACCGCGCCGGTATTATTTATCGCCGGGCAAAGTTTTTTTGCGGGTGCTTTTAAGCAAGCCAGACATGGTAAGGCCAATATGGATACGCTGGTAGCCCTAAGTACCGGCATTGCCTTCCTGTTCAGCGCCTTCAATACCATTGATCCGCAATTCTGGCTGAAGCAGGGTTTACAGCCGCATGTGTATTATGAAGCGGCTTCTGTGATCGTGGTTTTTATCCTGTTGGGTAAGCTGCTGGAGGAACGGGCAAAATCTAATACGTCTTCCGCCATCAAAAAACTGATCGGCCTGCAACCGAAAACGGTTGTCCGGATCACCCCGCAAGGAGAAATAGAAACGGCGATAGCCGATGTGCAGGCCGGGGACAGGTTACAGGTCCGTCCGGGAGAAAAAATCCCGGTAGATGGCGAGGTTTACGAGGGCCATTCCTATGTAGATGAAAGCATGATCAGCGGTGAACCCGTTGCCGTGGAGAAAACAACGGGGGCAAAAGTTTTCGCCGGAACCTTGAATCAAAAAGGAAGCTTTCGCTTTACGGCCGAAAAAGTGGGCGGAAACACCTTGCTGGCACAGATCATCCAACTGGTACAGGACGCACAAGGCTCCAAAGCGCCGGTGCAAAAACTGGTAGACAAGATCGCGGGTGTCTTCGTGCCTATCGTTATTTTGATCGCTTTATTAAGCCTGGGGGGCTGGCTGGTATTTGGCGGACAGCACGCTTTTACACAAGGTTTGCTGGCTTTGGTTACTGTTCTGGTCATTGCTTGCCCCTGCGCGCTGGGCCTGGCTACACCAACCGCCATTATGGTGGGTATTGGCAAAGGTGCAGAAAACGGCATCCTGATTAAAGATGCAGAGGCACTGGAATTAGGCCACCGGGTAAATGCTGTGGTACTGGATAAAACCGGAACGATAACCGAAGGAAAACCAATCGTTGCTAACTTGGTGTGGGCAAGCCATGTTAAAGACAACCAATATAAACTGCAAGCCGTCTTTTGCGCGATGGAACAACAATCGGAACATCCCCTGGCGGACGCCATAGTAACTTACTTAAAATCACCTGACATAAAACCTGCAAAAATTTCGTCCTTTAATAGCCTTACGGGCAAAGGTGTAGAAGCAGTATTTGAAGGTCGGCTATATATGGTCGGAAGCCATAAACTCATTGACGAAAAAAATATCGCTATTCCTGAAGACCTGAAAGAGCTAGTAGTTGCTTATTTAAACCAGGCAAAAACGGTTATCTATTTTGCAGATGACAGGCAGGTAATTGCTATAGCCGCTATTGCAGATCAGATCAAAGCAGGCTCAGCCAGCGCGGTTAAGGCTTTAAAGAAACAAGGCATCGAAGTATATATGCTCACAGGCGATAACGCGGAAACCGCGGCAGCGATTGCAAAACAGGCGGGTATCGATCATTTCGAGGCCGATACGCTGCCATCCGGTAAAGCTGATTTTATCAGGTCTTTACAGGCAAGCGGTAAAATTGTGGCCATGATTGGCGATGGTATCAATGACAGCCAGGCGCTGGCACAGGCCGATGTCAGTATTGCGATGGGTAAAGGCTCTGATATTGCGATGGACGTAGCCAAGATCACGCTGGTATCTTCCGACTTGCAGCAGGTGCCCAAAGCGTTAAGGTTGTCGAAATTAACGGTACGGGCCATCCGTCAAAACCTGTTCTGGGCATTTATTTATAACCTGATCGGTATTCCAATTGCTGCGGGTATCCTTTATCCGTTCAACGGCTTTTTGCTCAACCCGATGATCGCAGGGGCCGCAATGGCTTTAAGTTCGGTATCCGTAGTGAGCAACAGTTTAAGACTCAAATTTTCAAAACTTGATTTATAA
- a CDS encoding heavy-metal-associated domain-containing protein, with protein METLKFKTNINCGGCIATVTPALDGLKDIQHWEVDTANPDKILTVKADANLTAGQIIDTLKQKGYKAEKV; from the coding sequence ATGGAAACTTTAAAATTCAAAACCAATATCAATTGCGGTGGTTGTATCGCTACAGTAACACCTGCTTTAGACGGGCTTAAAGACATTCAGCATTGGGAAGTGGATACTGCTAACCCCGATAAAATATTAACGGTAAAGGCCGATGCGAACTTAACGGCAGGCCAGATCATCGACACCTTGAAGCAAAAGGGTTATAAAGCTGAAAAAGTATAA